From a single Populus nigra chromosome 18, ddPopNigr1.1, whole genome shotgun sequence genomic region:
- the LOC133678663 gene encoding protein MICRORCHIDIA 6-like isoform X5: MQLMRAVSETQTRCAYQGTGWDTCPGDLLNLEIQNGATFVIVDKTLNPRDQSPALLIQDNGGGMDPEAIRRCMSFGFSDKKSKAAIGQYGNGFKTSTMRLGADVIVFSCHLGDRVMTQSIGLLSYTFLTQTGHDRIVVPMVDYELNTITGNMEIAHRYDKEYFMSNLSMLLQWSPYSTEAELLKQFDDIGSHGTKVIIYNLWFSDDGNVELDFDTDPEDIRIGGDVKKVQANPAWRTVNEQHIANRLHYSLRAYLSILYLKIPETFTIVLRGQFVEHRNLVLDLKFQEFIVYRPQTGGCKEAEVLTTIGFLKEAPHVTAHGFNIYHKNRLILPFWPVVSYADSRGRGVVGVLEANFVEPTHNKQDFERTSLFQKLEGRLKEMTWEYWDYHCGLIGYQVKKKLPPIEPPRDSSPDMPNSGKMKPVTLNHGMPSGGQTKPVTLNHGMPNGGKTKPVTLNHGMPNGGKTKPVTLNHGMPNGGKTKPVTLNQNHHSVSVKAASAAGLSSKRKDRGDLNTFERMKRQAGTRADAHNLEIQSLSTANQLMDKETVNLIQENKKLHAKCLEHEKRREDLDLKVRQLRRELGDVQQEYDRLMVELTSLDTVKEEEHVRT; encoded by the exons ATGCAGTTGATGAG AGCAGTGTCTGAAACCCAGACAAGATGTGCATATCAGGGAACTGGTTGGGACACCTGTCCAGGTGATCTGCTGAACCTGGAg ATCCAAAACGGGGCCACTTTTGTAATTGTAGATAAAACCTTAAATCCAAGAGATCAAAGTCCAGCATTGTTAATTCAAG ATAATGGTGGTGGAATGGATCCTGAAGCAATCCGGCGATGCATGAGTTTTGGATTTTCTGATAAAAAGTCCAAAGCAGCAATTGGACAAT ATGGTAATGGCTTCAAGACCAGCACCATGAGACTTGGGGCAGATGTTATTGTCTTCAGCTGCCACTTGGGTGATAG GGTAATGACACAAAGCATTGGTCTCCTCTCTTATACATTTTTGACACAAACAGGGCACGACAGAATAGTGGTGCCAATG GTGGATTATGAGCTTAACACGATTACTGGTAATATGGAAATTGCACATCGGTATGATAAAGAATACTTTATGTCTAACCTTTCCATGCTGTTGCAATGGTCTCCCTATTCAACAGAAGCTGAGCTGCTGAAACAA TTTGATGACATTGGATCGCATGGCACAAAAGTTATTATCTATAATTTGTGGTTCAGTGATGATGGGAATGTGGAGCTAGACTTTGATACAGATCCCGAG GATATTCGTATTGGTGGGGATGTAAAAAAAGTACAGGCAAATCCTGCTTGGAGGACAGTCAATGAACAACATATTGCCAATCGATTACATTATTCACTCCGT GCTTATTTGTCCATACTGTACCTGAAAATACCAGAAACTTTCACAATAGTGCTGCGGGGGCAATTTGTGGAGCATCGTAATCTCGTCCTTGATCTCAAATTTCAAGAATTCATTGTGTACAGGCCTCAAACTGGTGGATGTAAAGAG GCTGAAGTCTTAACTACAATTGGGTTTTTAAAAGAAGCTCCACATGTCACTGCCCATGGTTTCAATATCTACCACAAGAACCGTCTTATTCTG CCATTTTGGCCTGTTGTGAGCTATGCAGACAGTAGGGGAAGAGGGGTGGTTG GTGTTCTGGAAGCAAATTTTGTTGAGCCCACTCATAACAAACAAGATTTTGAGAGAACTTCCCTGTTTCAGAAGCTTGAAGGTCGATTGAAGGAGATGACATGGGAGTACTG GGATTACCACTGTGGACTGATTGGTTACCAGGTCAAGAAAAAGCTTCCACCAATAGAGCCTCCACGAGATTCATCCCCTGACATGCCAAATAGTGGTAAAATGAAACCTGTCACTTTGAATCATGGTATGCCAAGTGGTGGCCAGACAAAACCTGTCACATTGAATCATGGTATGCCAAATGGTGGAAAGACAAAACCTGTCACGTTGAATCATGGTATGCCAAATGGTGGCAAGACAAAACCTGTCACGTTGAATCATGGTATGCCAAATGGTGGCAAAACAAAACCTGTCACATTGAATCAAAATCACCATTCTGTTAGTGTGAAAGCAGCATCTGCTGCAG GACTATCATCAAAGAGGAAGGACCGTGGTGATTTAAACACATTTGAAAGAATGAAACGGCAGGCAGGGACAAGGGCAGATGCTCACAATTTGGAAATACAG TCTTTGAGTACTGCGAATCAGTTGATGGATAAGGAGACTGTGAACTTGattcaagaaaacaagaaacttCATGCAAA atgcTTGGAACATGAGAAAAGGAGGGAAGACCTTGATCTGAAG GTGAGGCAGCTAAGAAGGGAACTAGGAGATGTTCAACAGGAGTATGATCGGCTTATGGTTGAATTAACATCATTAGACACGGTCAAGGAGGAAGAGCACGTACGTACGTAG
- the LOC133678663 gene encoding protein MICRORCHIDIA 6-like isoform X3: protein MMVGLEKVDLKAIKLEKGYVGEGVQEENRRKAQQAEVRKSGTQSKRQESEETRSLNALSTGQSNSIVLEHGQPPVDDSGISFASTICPAPLCRQFWKAGNYDDGLNSETTLQNGKSYLHVHPMFLHSNATSHKWAFGAIAELIDNAVDEIQNGATFVIVDKTLNPRDQSPALLIQDNGGGMDPEAIRRCMSFGFSDKKSKAAIGQYGNGFKTSTMRLGADVIVFSCHLGDRVMTQSIGLLSYTFLTQTGHDRIVVPMVDYELNTITGNMEIAHRYDKEYFMSNLSMLLQWSPYSTEAELLKQFDDIGSHGTKVIIYNLWFSDDGNVELDFDTDPEDIRIGGDVKKVQANPAWRTVNEQHIANRLHYSLRAYLSILYLKIPETFTIVLRGQFVEHRNLVLDLKFQEFIVYRPQTGGCKEAEVLTTIGFLKEAPHVTAHGFNIYHKNRLILPFWPVVSYADSRGRGVVGVLEANFVEPTHNKQDFERTSLFQKLEGRLKEMTWEYWDYHCGLIGYQVKKKLPPIEPPRDSSPDMPNSGKMKPVTLNHGMPSGGQTKPVTLNHGMPNGGKTKPVTLNHGMPNGGKTKPVTLNHGMPNGGKTKPVTLNQNHHSVSVKAASAAGLSSKRKDRGDLNTFERMKRQAGTRADAHNLEIQSLSTANQLMDKETVNLIQENKKLHAKCLEHEKRREDLDLKVRQLRRELGDVQQEYDRLMVELTSLDTVKEEEHVRT, encoded by the exons A TGATGGTGGGCTTGGAAAAGGTTGATTTGAAAGCTATTAAGTTGGAGAAAGGATATGTCGGGGAAGGAGTGCAAGAGGAAAACCGCCGTAAGGCCCAACAAGCAGAGGTTCGGAAGTCTGGCACTCAATCTAAAAGACAAGAATCTGAAGAAACTAGAAGCTTGAATGCCTTAAGTACTGGCCAGAGTAATTCAATTGTATTGGAGCATGGGCAGCCTCCAGTGGATGACAGTGGCATTTCTTTTGCATCTACAATATGTCCAGCACCACTTTGTCGTCAATTTTGGAAAGCTGGGAATTATGATGACGGGCTCAATTCCGAGACCACACTTCAAA ATGGCAAGAGTTATCTCCATGTCCACCCCATGTTTCTTCATTCAAATGCCACTTCTCATAAGTGGGCTTTTGGTG CCATAGCAGAACTGATTGACAATGCAGTTGATGAG ATCCAAAACGGGGCCACTTTTGTAATTGTAGATAAAACCTTAAATCCAAGAGATCAAAGTCCAGCATTGTTAATTCAAG ATAATGGTGGTGGAATGGATCCTGAAGCAATCCGGCGATGCATGAGTTTTGGATTTTCTGATAAAAAGTCCAAAGCAGCAATTGGACAAT ATGGTAATGGCTTCAAGACCAGCACCATGAGACTTGGGGCAGATGTTATTGTCTTCAGCTGCCACTTGGGTGATAG GGTAATGACACAAAGCATTGGTCTCCTCTCTTATACATTTTTGACACAAACAGGGCACGACAGAATAGTGGTGCCAATG GTGGATTATGAGCTTAACACGATTACTGGTAATATGGAAATTGCACATCGGTATGATAAAGAATACTTTATGTCTAACCTTTCCATGCTGTTGCAATGGTCTCCCTATTCAACAGAAGCTGAGCTGCTGAAACAA TTTGATGACATTGGATCGCATGGCACAAAAGTTATTATCTATAATTTGTGGTTCAGTGATGATGGGAATGTGGAGCTAGACTTTGATACAGATCCCGAG GATATTCGTATTGGTGGGGATGTAAAAAAAGTACAGGCAAATCCTGCTTGGAGGACAGTCAATGAACAACATATTGCCAATCGATTACATTATTCACTCCGT GCTTATTTGTCCATACTGTACCTGAAAATACCAGAAACTTTCACAATAGTGCTGCGGGGGCAATTTGTGGAGCATCGTAATCTCGTCCTTGATCTCAAATTTCAAGAATTCATTGTGTACAGGCCTCAAACTGGTGGATGTAAAGAG GCTGAAGTCTTAACTACAATTGGGTTTTTAAAAGAAGCTCCACATGTCACTGCCCATGGTTTCAATATCTACCACAAGAACCGTCTTATTCTG CCATTTTGGCCTGTTGTGAGCTATGCAGACAGTAGGGGAAGAGGGGTGGTTG GTGTTCTGGAAGCAAATTTTGTTGAGCCCACTCATAACAAACAAGATTTTGAGAGAACTTCCCTGTTTCAGAAGCTTGAAGGTCGATTGAAGGAGATGACATGGGAGTACTG GGATTACCACTGTGGACTGATTGGTTACCAGGTCAAGAAAAAGCTTCCACCAATAGAGCCTCCACGAGATTCATCCCCTGACATGCCAAATAGTGGTAAAATGAAACCTGTCACTTTGAATCATGGTATGCCAAGTGGTGGCCAGACAAAACCTGTCACATTGAATCATGGTATGCCAAATGGTGGAAAGACAAAACCTGTCACGTTGAATCATGGTATGCCAAATGGTGGCAAGACAAAACCTGTCACGTTGAATCATGGTATGCCAAATGGTGGCAAAACAAAACCTGTCACATTGAATCAAAATCACCATTCTGTTAGTGTGAAAGCAGCATCTGCTGCAG GACTATCATCAAAGAGGAAGGACCGTGGTGATTTAAACACATTTGAAAGAATGAAACGGCAGGCAGGGACAAGGGCAGATGCTCACAATTTGGAAATACAG TCTTTGAGTACTGCGAATCAGTTGATGGATAAGGAGACTGTGAACTTGattcaagaaaacaagaaacttCATGCAAA atgcTTGGAACATGAGAAAAGGAGGGAAGACCTTGATCTGAAG GTGAGGCAGCTAAGAAGGGAACTAGGAGATGTTCAACAGGAGTATGATCGGCTTATGGTTGAATTAACATCATTAGACACGGTCAAGGAGGAAGAGCACGTACGTACGTAG
- the LOC133678663 gene encoding protein MICRORCHIDIA 6-like isoform X2, whose protein sequence is MVGLEKVDLKAIKLEKGYVGEGVQEENRRKAQQAEVRKSGTQSKRQESEETRSLNALSTGQSNSIVLEHGQPPVDDSGISFASTICPAPLCRQFWKAGNYDDGLNSETTLQNGKSYLHVHPMFLHSNATSHKWAFGAIAELIDNAVDECLKPRQDVHIRELVGTPVQIQNGATFVIVDKTLNPRDQSPALLIQDNGGGMDPEAIRRCMSFGFSDKKSKAAIGQYGNGFKTSTMRLGADVIVFSCHLGDRVMTQSIGLLSYTFLTQTGHDRIVVPMVDYELNTITGNMEIAHRYDKEYFMSNLSMLLQWSPYSTEAELLKQFDDIGSHGTKVIIYNLWFSDDGNVELDFDTDPEDIRIGGDVKKVQANPAWRTVNEQHIANRLHYSLRAYLSILYLKIPETFTIVLRGQFVEHRNLVLDLKFQEFIVYRPQTGGCKEAEVLTTIGFLKEAPHVTAHGFNIYHKNRLILPFWPVVSYADSRGRGVVGVLEANFVEPTHNKQDFERTSLFQKLEGRLKEMTWEYWDYHCGLIGYQVKKKLPPIEPPRDSSPDMPNSGKMKPVTLNHGMPSGGQTKPVTLNHGMPNGGKTKPVTLNHGMPNGGKTKPVTLNHGMPNGGKTKPVTLNQNHHSVSVKAASAAGLSSKRKDRGDLNTFERMKRQAGTRADAHNLEIQSLSTANQLMDKETVNLIQENKKLHAKCLEHEKRREDLDLKVRQLRRELGDVQQEYDRLMVELTSLDTVKEEEHVRT, encoded by the exons ATGGTGGGCTTGGAAAAGGTTGATTTGAAAGCTATTAAGTTGGAGAAAGGATATGTCGGGGAAGGAGTGCAAGAGGAAAACCGCCGTAAGGCCCAACAAGCAGAGGTTCGGAAGTCTGGCACTCAATCTAAAAGACAAGAATCTGAAGAAACTAGAAGCTTGAATGCCTTAAGTACTGGCCAGAGTAATTCAATTGTATTGGAGCATGGGCAGCCTCCAGTGGATGACAGTGGCATTTCTTTTGCATCTACAATATGTCCAGCACCACTTTGTCGTCAATTTTGGAAAGCTGGGAATTATGATGACGGGCTCAATTCCGAGACCACACTTCAAA ATGGCAAGAGTTATCTCCATGTCCACCCCATGTTTCTTCATTCAAATGCCACTTCTCATAAGTGGGCTTTTGGTG CCATAGCAGAACTGATTGACAATGCAGTTGATGAG TGTCTGAAACCCAGACAAGATGTGCATATCAGGGAACTGGTTGGGACACCTGTCCAG ATCCAAAACGGGGCCACTTTTGTAATTGTAGATAAAACCTTAAATCCAAGAGATCAAAGTCCAGCATTGTTAATTCAAG ATAATGGTGGTGGAATGGATCCTGAAGCAATCCGGCGATGCATGAGTTTTGGATTTTCTGATAAAAAGTCCAAAGCAGCAATTGGACAAT ATGGTAATGGCTTCAAGACCAGCACCATGAGACTTGGGGCAGATGTTATTGTCTTCAGCTGCCACTTGGGTGATAG GGTAATGACACAAAGCATTGGTCTCCTCTCTTATACATTTTTGACACAAACAGGGCACGACAGAATAGTGGTGCCAATG GTGGATTATGAGCTTAACACGATTACTGGTAATATGGAAATTGCACATCGGTATGATAAAGAATACTTTATGTCTAACCTTTCCATGCTGTTGCAATGGTCTCCCTATTCAACAGAAGCTGAGCTGCTGAAACAA TTTGATGACATTGGATCGCATGGCACAAAAGTTATTATCTATAATTTGTGGTTCAGTGATGATGGGAATGTGGAGCTAGACTTTGATACAGATCCCGAG GATATTCGTATTGGTGGGGATGTAAAAAAAGTACAGGCAAATCCTGCTTGGAGGACAGTCAATGAACAACATATTGCCAATCGATTACATTATTCACTCCGT GCTTATTTGTCCATACTGTACCTGAAAATACCAGAAACTTTCACAATAGTGCTGCGGGGGCAATTTGTGGAGCATCGTAATCTCGTCCTTGATCTCAAATTTCAAGAATTCATTGTGTACAGGCCTCAAACTGGTGGATGTAAAGAG GCTGAAGTCTTAACTACAATTGGGTTTTTAAAAGAAGCTCCACATGTCACTGCCCATGGTTTCAATATCTACCACAAGAACCGTCTTATTCTG CCATTTTGGCCTGTTGTGAGCTATGCAGACAGTAGGGGAAGAGGGGTGGTTG GTGTTCTGGAAGCAAATTTTGTTGAGCCCACTCATAACAAACAAGATTTTGAGAGAACTTCCCTGTTTCAGAAGCTTGAAGGTCGATTGAAGGAGATGACATGGGAGTACTG GGATTACCACTGTGGACTGATTGGTTACCAGGTCAAGAAAAAGCTTCCACCAATAGAGCCTCCACGAGATTCATCCCCTGACATGCCAAATAGTGGTAAAATGAAACCTGTCACTTTGAATCATGGTATGCCAAGTGGTGGCCAGACAAAACCTGTCACATTGAATCATGGTATGCCAAATGGTGGAAAGACAAAACCTGTCACGTTGAATCATGGTATGCCAAATGGTGGCAAGACAAAACCTGTCACGTTGAATCATGGTATGCCAAATGGTGGCAAAACAAAACCTGTCACATTGAATCAAAATCACCATTCTGTTAGTGTGAAAGCAGCATCTGCTGCAG GACTATCATCAAAGAGGAAGGACCGTGGTGATTTAAACACATTTGAAAGAATGAAACGGCAGGCAGGGACAAGGGCAGATGCTCACAATTTGGAAATACAG TCTTTGAGTACTGCGAATCAGTTGATGGATAAGGAGACTGTGAACTTGattcaagaaaacaagaaacttCATGCAAA atgcTTGGAACATGAGAAAAGGAGGGAAGACCTTGATCTGAAG GTGAGGCAGCTAAGAAGGGAACTAGGAGATGTTCAACAGGAGTATGATCGGCTTATGGTTGAATTAACATCATTAGACACGGTCAAGGAGGAAGAGCACGTACGTACGTAG
- the LOC133678663 gene encoding protein MICRORCHIDIA 6-like isoform X1 — protein sequence MMVGLEKVDLKAIKLEKGYVGEGVQEENRRKAQQAEVRKSGTQSKRQESEETRSLNALSTGQSNSIVLEHGQPPVDDSGISFASTICPAPLCRQFWKAGNYDDGLNSETTLQNGKSYLHVHPMFLHSNATSHKWAFGAIAELIDNAVDECLKPRQDVHIRELVGTPVQIQNGATFVIVDKTLNPRDQSPALLIQDNGGGMDPEAIRRCMSFGFSDKKSKAAIGQYGNGFKTSTMRLGADVIVFSCHLGDRVMTQSIGLLSYTFLTQTGHDRIVVPMVDYELNTITGNMEIAHRYDKEYFMSNLSMLLQWSPYSTEAELLKQFDDIGSHGTKVIIYNLWFSDDGNVELDFDTDPEDIRIGGDVKKVQANPAWRTVNEQHIANRLHYSLRAYLSILYLKIPETFTIVLRGQFVEHRNLVLDLKFQEFIVYRPQTGGCKEAEVLTTIGFLKEAPHVTAHGFNIYHKNRLILPFWPVVSYADSRGRGVVGVLEANFVEPTHNKQDFERTSLFQKLEGRLKEMTWEYWDYHCGLIGYQVKKKLPPIEPPRDSSPDMPNSGKMKPVTLNHGMPSGGQTKPVTLNHGMPNGGKTKPVTLNHGMPNGGKTKPVTLNHGMPNGGKTKPVTLNQNHHSVSVKAASAAGLSSKRKDRGDLNTFERMKRQAGTRADAHNLEIQSLSTANQLMDKETVNLIQENKKLHAKCLEHEKRREDLDLKVRQLRRELGDVQQEYDRLMVELTSLDTVKEEEHVRT from the exons A TGATGGTGGGCTTGGAAAAGGTTGATTTGAAAGCTATTAAGTTGGAGAAAGGATATGTCGGGGAAGGAGTGCAAGAGGAAAACCGCCGTAAGGCCCAACAAGCAGAGGTTCGGAAGTCTGGCACTCAATCTAAAAGACAAGAATCTGAAGAAACTAGAAGCTTGAATGCCTTAAGTACTGGCCAGAGTAATTCAATTGTATTGGAGCATGGGCAGCCTCCAGTGGATGACAGTGGCATTTCTTTTGCATCTACAATATGTCCAGCACCACTTTGTCGTCAATTTTGGAAAGCTGGGAATTATGATGACGGGCTCAATTCCGAGACCACACTTCAAA ATGGCAAGAGTTATCTCCATGTCCACCCCATGTTTCTTCATTCAAATGCCACTTCTCATAAGTGGGCTTTTGGTG CCATAGCAGAACTGATTGACAATGCAGTTGATGAG TGTCTGAAACCCAGACAAGATGTGCATATCAGGGAACTGGTTGGGACACCTGTCCAG ATCCAAAACGGGGCCACTTTTGTAATTGTAGATAAAACCTTAAATCCAAGAGATCAAAGTCCAGCATTGTTAATTCAAG ATAATGGTGGTGGAATGGATCCTGAAGCAATCCGGCGATGCATGAGTTTTGGATTTTCTGATAAAAAGTCCAAAGCAGCAATTGGACAAT ATGGTAATGGCTTCAAGACCAGCACCATGAGACTTGGGGCAGATGTTATTGTCTTCAGCTGCCACTTGGGTGATAG GGTAATGACACAAAGCATTGGTCTCCTCTCTTATACATTTTTGACACAAACAGGGCACGACAGAATAGTGGTGCCAATG GTGGATTATGAGCTTAACACGATTACTGGTAATATGGAAATTGCACATCGGTATGATAAAGAATACTTTATGTCTAACCTTTCCATGCTGTTGCAATGGTCTCCCTATTCAACAGAAGCTGAGCTGCTGAAACAA TTTGATGACATTGGATCGCATGGCACAAAAGTTATTATCTATAATTTGTGGTTCAGTGATGATGGGAATGTGGAGCTAGACTTTGATACAGATCCCGAG GATATTCGTATTGGTGGGGATGTAAAAAAAGTACAGGCAAATCCTGCTTGGAGGACAGTCAATGAACAACATATTGCCAATCGATTACATTATTCACTCCGT GCTTATTTGTCCATACTGTACCTGAAAATACCAGAAACTTTCACAATAGTGCTGCGGGGGCAATTTGTGGAGCATCGTAATCTCGTCCTTGATCTCAAATTTCAAGAATTCATTGTGTACAGGCCTCAAACTGGTGGATGTAAAGAG GCTGAAGTCTTAACTACAATTGGGTTTTTAAAAGAAGCTCCACATGTCACTGCCCATGGTTTCAATATCTACCACAAGAACCGTCTTATTCTG CCATTTTGGCCTGTTGTGAGCTATGCAGACAGTAGGGGAAGAGGGGTGGTTG GTGTTCTGGAAGCAAATTTTGTTGAGCCCACTCATAACAAACAAGATTTTGAGAGAACTTCCCTGTTTCAGAAGCTTGAAGGTCGATTGAAGGAGATGACATGGGAGTACTG GGATTACCACTGTGGACTGATTGGTTACCAGGTCAAGAAAAAGCTTCCACCAATAGAGCCTCCACGAGATTCATCCCCTGACATGCCAAATAGTGGTAAAATGAAACCTGTCACTTTGAATCATGGTATGCCAAGTGGTGGCCAGACAAAACCTGTCACATTGAATCATGGTATGCCAAATGGTGGAAAGACAAAACCTGTCACGTTGAATCATGGTATGCCAAATGGTGGCAAGACAAAACCTGTCACGTTGAATCATGGTATGCCAAATGGTGGCAAAACAAAACCTGTCACATTGAATCAAAATCACCATTCTGTTAGTGTGAAAGCAGCATCTGCTGCAG GACTATCATCAAAGAGGAAGGACCGTGGTGATTTAAACACATTTGAAAGAATGAAACGGCAGGCAGGGACAAGGGCAGATGCTCACAATTTGGAAATACAG TCTTTGAGTACTGCGAATCAGTTGATGGATAAGGAGACTGTGAACTTGattcaagaaaacaagaaacttCATGCAAA atgcTTGGAACATGAGAAAAGGAGGGAAGACCTTGATCTGAAG GTGAGGCAGCTAAGAAGGGAACTAGGAGATGTTCAACAGGAGTATGATCGGCTTATGGTTGAATTAACATCATTAGACACGGTCAAGGAGGAAGAGCACGTACGTACGTAG
- the LOC133678663 gene encoding protein MICRORCHIDIA 6-like isoform X4, with the protein MQLMRCSLDWTEQCLKPRQDVHIRELVGTPVQIQNGATFVIVDKTLNPRDQSPALLIQDNGGGMDPEAIRRCMSFGFSDKKSKAAIGQYGNGFKTSTMRLGADVIVFSCHLGDRVMTQSIGLLSYTFLTQTGHDRIVVPMVDYELNTITGNMEIAHRYDKEYFMSNLSMLLQWSPYSTEAELLKQFDDIGSHGTKVIIYNLWFSDDGNVELDFDTDPEDIRIGGDVKKVQANPAWRTVNEQHIANRLHYSLRAYLSILYLKIPETFTIVLRGQFVEHRNLVLDLKFQEFIVYRPQTGGCKEAEVLTTIGFLKEAPHVTAHGFNIYHKNRLILPFWPVVSYADSRGRGVVGVLEANFVEPTHNKQDFERTSLFQKLEGRLKEMTWEYWDYHCGLIGYQVKKKLPPIEPPRDSSPDMPNSGKMKPVTLNHGMPSGGQTKPVTLNHGMPNGGKTKPVTLNHGMPNGGKTKPVTLNHGMPNGGKTKPVTLNQNHHSVSVKAASAAGLSSKRKDRGDLNTFERMKRQAGTRADAHNLEIQSLSTANQLMDKETVNLIQENKKLHAKCLEHEKRREDLDLKVRQLRRELGDVQQEYDRLMVELTSLDTVKEEEHVRT; encoded by the exons ATGCAGTTGATGAG ATGTTCTCTTGACTGGACAGAGCAGTGTCTGAAACCCAGACAAGATGTGCATATCAGGGAACTGGTTGGGACACCTGTCCAG ATCCAAAACGGGGCCACTTTTGTAATTGTAGATAAAACCTTAAATCCAAGAGATCAAAGTCCAGCATTGTTAATTCAAG ATAATGGTGGTGGAATGGATCCTGAAGCAATCCGGCGATGCATGAGTTTTGGATTTTCTGATAAAAAGTCCAAAGCAGCAATTGGACAAT ATGGTAATGGCTTCAAGACCAGCACCATGAGACTTGGGGCAGATGTTATTGTCTTCAGCTGCCACTTGGGTGATAG GGTAATGACACAAAGCATTGGTCTCCTCTCTTATACATTTTTGACACAAACAGGGCACGACAGAATAGTGGTGCCAATG GTGGATTATGAGCTTAACACGATTACTGGTAATATGGAAATTGCACATCGGTATGATAAAGAATACTTTATGTCTAACCTTTCCATGCTGTTGCAATGGTCTCCCTATTCAACAGAAGCTGAGCTGCTGAAACAA TTTGATGACATTGGATCGCATGGCACAAAAGTTATTATCTATAATTTGTGGTTCAGTGATGATGGGAATGTGGAGCTAGACTTTGATACAGATCCCGAG GATATTCGTATTGGTGGGGATGTAAAAAAAGTACAGGCAAATCCTGCTTGGAGGACAGTCAATGAACAACATATTGCCAATCGATTACATTATTCACTCCGT GCTTATTTGTCCATACTGTACCTGAAAATACCAGAAACTTTCACAATAGTGCTGCGGGGGCAATTTGTGGAGCATCGTAATCTCGTCCTTGATCTCAAATTTCAAGAATTCATTGTGTACAGGCCTCAAACTGGTGGATGTAAAGAG GCTGAAGTCTTAACTACAATTGGGTTTTTAAAAGAAGCTCCACATGTCACTGCCCATGGTTTCAATATCTACCACAAGAACCGTCTTATTCTG CCATTTTGGCCTGTTGTGAGCTATGCAGACAGTAGGGGAAGAGGGGTGGTTG GTGTTCTGGAAGCAAATTTTGTTGAGCCCACTCATAACAAACAAGATTTTGAGAGAACTTCCCTGTTTCAGAAGCTTGAAGGTCGATTGAAGGAGATGACATGGGAGTACTG GGATTACCACTGTGGACTGATTGGTTACCAGGTCAAGAAAAAGCTTCCACCAATAGAGCCTCCACGAGATTCATCCCCTGACATGCCAAATAGTGGTAAAATGAAACCTGTCACTTTGAATCATGGTATGCCAAGTGGTGGCCAGACAAAACCTGTCACATTGAATCATGGTATGCCAAATGGTGGAAAGACAAAACCTGTCACGTTGAATCATGGTATGCCAAATGGTGGCAAGACAAAACCTGTCACGTTGAATCATGGTATGCCAAATGGTGGCAAAACAAAACCTGTCACATTGAATCAAAATCACCATTCTGTTAGTGTGAAAGCAGCATCTGCTGCAG GACTATCATCAAAGAGGAAGGACCGTGGTGATTTAAACACATTTGAAAGAATGAAACGGCAGGCAGGGACAAGGGCAGATGCTCACAATTTGGAAATACAG TCTTTGAGTACTGCGAATCAGTTGATGGATAAGGAGACTGTGAACTTGattcaagaaaacaagaaacttCATGCAAA atgcTTGGAACATGAGAAAAGGAGGGAAGACCTTGATCTGAAG GTGAGGCAGCTAAGAAGGGAACTAGGAGATGTTCAACAGGAGTATGATCGGCTTATGGTTGAATTAACATCATTAGACACGGTCAAGGAGGAAGAGCACGTACGTACGTAG